In Candidatus Binataceae bacterium, the genomic stretch GCCGAGCGTCAGGCAACCCACCTCGGCTCTCTCCGTGATAGGGCGGTCAAGTCCGAGGCGACGCAGCCAGGCGAGGTCACGCATCGTGCTTTTGGAGCCAGGAATGATGACCAGATCGGCGCGCCGAATTGCCTGCTCGCCGTCTACGTAGCTCAGCACGACGCCCGGTTCGTGTTCCAGCGCGGAGAAATCGTCATAGTTAGAAATGCCCGGCAGACGGACGATCACAATTTGCAGCTCGCCTGCGCCTTGCGACGGTGCAGAGCGTCGACCCTCCAACGCGACCGAGTCTTCCTCGGCTATGCGCAGACGTTCGACGAATGGAACGACACCGAGAACCGGCAGGCGGTAGCGAGATTCGAGGTAGTCGAGCCCTGGCTTCAGGAGCGCCGCGTCGCCGCGAAATTTGTTGATCACGAGCCCGGCAATTCGCGCGCGCTCTCCGGGCGGCAGCAGTTCCAGCGTACCTGCCAGATGCGCGAACACACCGCCGCGCTCGATGTCGCCGATGAGCAGCACGGGTGCCTCGGCGGCCTCTGCCACATGCATATTCACGAGGTCCTGCGAGCGCAGGTTTATTTCAGCGGGGCTGCCCGCGCCCTCGATCACGACCACGTCGAAGGCAGCGCGCAGTTTCGCGATACAATCGTCAACCGTGCGGATCAACGCGGCCCTCATCTTCTGATACTCGCCCCAGGTCATGCTTCCCGCGGACCGGCCGAGGATCACCACCTGGGATCGCATCCCACCCTCGGGCTTGAGCAAAATTGGATTCATCTCGACGGTGGGCGCAATGCACGCGGCCTCCGCCTGGACCGCCTGTGCGCGGCCAATTTCGCCACCAGTGCTGGTTACCGCGGCGTTGAGGGCCATGTTTTGAGCCTTGAACGGTGCGACCCGATAGCCGTCTTCATGAAGGATCCGACACAGTGCGACGGTGAGCAAAGACTTGCCCACCGACGAGGCCGTGCCCTGCAGCATCAGGGTTTTCGCGAGGTGAGGCACGAACTTATGAAGCCTTCCGGGACGGCCGGGTTGGATGCCCAATGGGCGTGAACGTACGAACCCAGCACGTTCCCACGCGCGAACCCTTCCTGAAATGGTGCGCCCCATTTGGGCGCGACCCTGTACGCCGAAACGGCGTGCAGCTGGCCGCCGCTCCCCTCAAGGGTTGAGTAGCGGAATTGATGGCCCCGGAAATTTAGGCCCGCCGGGCCGAGTATGGTGGGAGTGCAGGTTTCGACTTCGACATACCCCAGAGCCTGCAGACGTTCGGCCATCGCGGCGACTCCGGGAAGCAGCGCGAGCATTGGCCAGCGCGTCCCATCGAGCGTGCGAATTCCTTCACTCAAGTACATGAGCCCACCACATTCCGCATAAATGGGATGGCCGTCTCCTGCGAATCGGCGAATGCCTTGCAGCATGCTCGAATTTGATGATAGCTCACGCGCCATAACCTCCGGGTACCCGCCGCCGATGTAGAGTCCATCGGCCTCGGGCAGGGCCCGGTCGCGCGTCGGTGCGAAACGAATCAGTTCGGCGCCGAGGTCTTCGAGGCGACGCAGGTTGTCCTCATAGTAGAAATGGAACGCGTCGTCGTAGGCGATTGCGATCCGACATAGCGCAGCGGCGTGGACGGCGTTTTGAGGGAACGGGACTTCGAGCGGCGGCGAGCTCCGAGCGAGCTCGATGATCGCATCCAGGTTGAGCCACTCCTGTGCGGCACGCGTCCACTCACCGATCATCCGATCCGAGAAGGCCTCGCGAGTTGCGTAGATCAGCCCAAGATGGCGTTCGGGAAACGCCAACGCCGGGTTTGATGGAAAACCGCCCAGCACCCGCGCGGCGGGGCGCGACTGCGTCAGCAAATCCAGGTGTCCCTTACTGCCAACGCGGTTGCAGATAAGGCCCCCCAGACTCAGTTCCGGATCGAACTGCGCGAACCCGCGCGCGATCGCCGAGATGGTGCGGGCAACCCCTGATGCGTCGTGAACCAAAACCACCGGCGCGGAAAGCCACTTGGCGATCTCAGCGGTGGAACCCTCATCGCGATCCGGCGCGGCGCCATCGAAGAGTCCCATCATTCCCTCGATCACCGCTAGGTCGGCGCCTGCGGCCGCACGCGCGAAAGTCGCCAGCACCGCATCCCGGCCCATCATCCACCCGTCGAGGTTTTGCGAGGGCTTGCCCAGCACGCGGGCGTGATAAGTGGGGTCGAGGTAGTCGGGACCGCATTTGAAGGCAGCAACCCGCAGACCTCTGGCCCGCAAGGCGCCCAGCAGAGCAACCGTAGTGGTGGTTTTACCTGCGCCGCTTCCGGTGGCCGCGATTACGATCCTGGGAATATTGAGAGCCGAACTCATTGCGCGGTTCGTTGCGATACGGTGATTGCGTTTTTCAGGTTCCCGCCGGGTCCAATTACCCTAGCCCGCACGTCCGGGGAGGGAAGAGATTTTCCCAATCACTTTTTTGCGGCCAGCCGTGAGATGGCGCGGATTGCGACGTGGACCGCGGGCATCGGGACGGCTGACATGGTCGAAAGCTCGTCGAGTAGCCGGGCGGTTTCCGCGAACTCCGAGGCGCGCTTGGTGCGCAGTTTCTCGATCGCGGCGGGAAACTCGTCACGTTCGTCAAGCAACGCGTTGCACAGCGAGACGCGCGCGGTGCGAAGCTCGTCGGCGAGTTCCTGCGCCGCACGCCGTTCCCAGCGATCCTCATCGCTGACATTCGTAATCGCAGATTCCAGGCGTGAAAAATCGAGGTTCGCCGTGAGCCCAAAGTAGGCGGCCGCCGCGCGGGCCGGCGAGACCTTGCGTGCCAAGCTCAGCCCCAGGGTGTTGAGCAAATGATCGGCGAATGCCAGCCGCGCCAGCCGGTGGGCTGCTTCCCCGTCCGCGAGGGCGCGACGCAGCTCACGATAAACGGTCTCAAATCGCTCCCGCTCGCCGGCGGTGAGGAACTGCTCGAACTGGACGGCAAGATCCTGAAACGCACCCCTAAAGCTCTCAACTGATGCACCTATTGGGAGTTCACCATCTACGTTCTGGATAGCCCATCCAGCCGCGCCACCAGCCGCCCGCTCAAGCGCAAAGAATCCTTCGAGCTCGGACTCGCCGCTGCTCGTAAAGGGAGCCCCTGCCGTGAAGCTCTCGGCCATATCGCGAACGCACAGGATGTCGGCAGCGACAAGCCAGGCGCGTAGCGCTTGCCAGGCCTCGACTCCGTGATCACGCATCATTCCGAACACGAAGGTGGAGCCCATCAGGTCAACCAGCTCATTGACCATCCGGGTCGCGATCAGCTCCTTGCGCAAACGGTGACTGTCCATCGAATCCCGGAAGCGTTCCGCGATCGATTCTGGAAAATACGGCGTTAGAAAGCGCTTCGTCAGATAGGGATCGTCCAATAGCGGCGTACCCTCGAGCCGCTGGACCAAATCAATTTTCGTATAGGCAGTAACCACGGCGAGCTCCGGACGAGTGAGACCGGGGTAGCGGGTACGGCGTTCGCGAAGCGCTTCCTTGGACGGTAGTGCACTTTCGTAACGGTGGAGCGGGCCTTGAGCCTGCACCGTTTGCATCAGATCGACGAACGCACTGAGATGAGTGCGGCTTCGGACCTGCTCCAGCGAGAGCATCAGCGCCTGGTCGCGGTTGTCTCGCAAGACGCTGGCGGCCACCTCTTCGGTCAGGGTAGCCAGAAGGGCGTTACGATCCTTGAAACTGACCTTGCCCGCCGAGGTATCGTGCTGAAGCAGGACCTTGAGGTTTACTTCATGGTCAGAGGTATCGACGCCGGCCGAGTTGTCGATTGCATCAGTATTGATGCGCCCGCCGCCGAGTGCGTACTCAATTCTGGCTCGCTGGGTAAAGCCGAGATTTCCGCCTTCGACCACCACCCGTACGCGCA encodes the following:
- a CDS encoding cobyric acid synthase — encoded protein: MLQGTASSVGKSLLTVALCRILHEDGYRVAPFKAQNMALNAAVTSTGGEIGRAQAVQAEAACIAPTVEMNPILLKPEGGMRSQVVILGRSAGSMTWGEYQKMRAALIRTVDDCIAKLRAAFDVVVIEGAGSPAEINLRSQDLVNMHVAEAAEAPVLLIGDIERGGVFAHLAGTLELLPPGERARIAGLVINKFRGDAALLKPGLDYLESRYRLPVLGVVPFVERLRIAEEDSVALEGRRSAPSQGAGELQIVIVRLPGISNYDDFSALEHEPGVVLSYVDGEQAIRRADLVIIPGSKSTMRDLAWLRRLGLDRPITERAEVGCLTLGICGGCQMLGERIEDPEGVESEQRATAGLGLLPLTTRFERAKRTTQVRATVYSASFIGARSGAEELSGYEIHMGRTIAAKGAASPFRIISRNGEPCDAPDGAISPNQASVGTMLHGIFENDGVRAALMSSLRKRKGLAEPESPLVASRDAEYGRLAAVVRTSLDIAAVKRISGIA
- a CDS encoding cobyrinate a,c-diamide synthase; the encoded protein is MSSALNIPRIVIAATGSGAGKTTTTVALLGALRARGLRVAAFKCGPDYLDPTYHARVLGKPSQNLDGWMMGRDAVLATFARAAAGADLAVIEGMMGLFDGAAPDRDEGSTAEIAKWLSAPVVLVHDASGVARTISAIARGFAQFDPELSLGGLICNRVGSKGHLDLLTQSRPAARVLGGFPSNPALAFPERHLGLIYATREAFSDRMIGEWTRAAQEWLNLDAIIELARSSPPLEVPFPQNAVHAAALCRIAIAYDDAFHFYYEDNLRRLEDLGAELIRFAPTRDRALPEADGLYIGGGYPEVMARELSSNSSMLQGIRRFAGDGHPIYAECGGLMYLSEGIRTLDGTRWPMLALLPGVAAMAERLQALGYVEVETCTPTILGPAGLNFRGHQFRYSTLEGSGGQLHAVSAYRVAPKWGAPFQEGFARGNVLGSYVHAHWASNPAVPEGFISSCLTSRKP